GCGAGCTCGGCGTTGGCCGTGTTGTGGCCGTCGAGGTACCCCTTCCGGTACTCGTTCGCCGTGTCCTTCGGTTCGCGGCCGATGAGCGCGCCGAGCGTCACGCCGAGGGCGTCGGCCAGGTCGAGCGCCTCAGTCACCTCGACCTTCCGCCGGCCGTTGATGACCTTGTAGACGGTGGTCTGGTGCCACTGGTGGCCGCGCGCCCGCATCGCCTGGGCGAGCCACTCCTGGGAGCGGCCAGTCCGGTCGAGGGCGTCAGCGACGTTCGCGCGCAGTGCCGCACGGCGCCCCTTCATCGCAGGGCCCCCGTCTGCACGAGGCGGGCCAGCAGACCCATGGCGGCGGCGAGCTGCCCGAACCCGGCCGTCAGGTGGGGGGCGGAGCCGACCTCACCGGACAGCAGGGTGATGAAGCCGCCGGCGAGCAGGGTCATGATGACCGCGACCACGATCCCGACACCGAGGCCGTGGGCGGACGCGTGACCCTCGGCCTGCGCGGTGCGGGCGTTGACACCGGCGGGGATGACGCCACCGCCGGTCAGGTCGAGCGGGGCGTCCGGGTTGACCGGGGGCCAGTCCTCGAAGAACGCGTCCGGGTTCGCGGCCGCCCACCGGCCGAACGTGCCGGCGCAGGCGTGGCACAGTGGTGCACACAGGTCAGGGCTGTGCACGTCGCCGGGGTCGTCGCAGGCGAGGCAGCGCGGGTTGTGGTCGGTCTCGCGGTCCGCGAGATCCTGCAGCCGGGAACGCTGCCATTCACTGGTGTTCATTCGGTACCCTCCAGGGGAGTGGTGGGCCGTCATCCCGACTCGATCTGTGGTGGATCTGGGGTGGCGGCCCGCTGCTGTGCGGGGCAGGGTCACGCGTCGTCGAGGGAGTCGATCCACTCGTACGGGTCGTCGAGGATGAGGAACGAGGACCGCTGCTCGGGGTCGTCGTTGAGCCGCTTCGCGTCAAGGCGACCCGCCTTGATCAGGTCACGGACTGTCGTCGCCGGGACGTCGGTGATCCGCGCCCACGTCGACACGCGCCAGGACTTCTTCGCCGCCTTGGTCAGGACTGCGGTCATGGGAGGTTGCTCCTTGCTGTGGCCGGGACTCGCCCGGGTTTCGTCCACCGATGTGAACGATAATGCCAGCAAGAACCAGTGACAGCAAGCACTGTGCGTCACCTCCTCGTGAAATCACCCGCCCTGCACCCTCGCTGTGGCCGTCAGATCCCAGCAATCTGCCAGTGAAGTGCGAGTACCGTCAGCGAAGTACCACCGAGACACGACGTGGTGTTCGATGACGACTGAACGGAACGAAGATGAACGACTCGAGGAGCCACCCATGCCCGCGACAACCCCGGGCGACCGTGACCGGGCACGTGTTGCCGTAGCCGCGGCGATCACCCAGCGCGGCAAGTCCCCGACAGCGGCCGCCGGCGAGATGGGCATCGACCAGATGACCCTGCTCGGCTTCGTCAACGGCGACCGGTGGCCGCGCGCGCAGAAGCGCACCGCGATCGAGCAATGGCTCGGATGGGCTCCCGGCGCGATCGATGACATCGTGCGCGGCGCGCCCAGCCCCGACGACAGCGCGACCGTGACCGCAGGACGGGTCCACCTCGATGTGCGTGCGGGGGACTACACCGACCTGGCCCCGGCCGAGCTCAACGAGGCGGTAACCGTCGCCACCGCATCGTTCTTGGAGCGGGTGCGGCAGATCCGCGCTGCACGGCCACGGGACTGACGAAGCGCCCGCCCACCGGCGGATCAGTGAACGGGCGCTGTGTGGGCTGTCGGCCGCGTCACGCGGCGTCGGCCGGCCCGGCGTCGATCAGCAGGCTCGACGACTTCTCCAGTGCCGCCTTCTTCATCGCGTGGTTCGCGTGCATGTACCCGCGACTCGTGACGATCGACGAGTGACCCATGATCGCCTTGACGACCTCTGGGTCGACACCCGCTTCGAGGAGCAGGTTGGCCGTCGTGTGCCGGGCCTCGTGCAAGAGGTAGCGGCGACCGGACTCGTGCGTGATGCCCAGCGCGGCCTGGATCGCCTCCCATGCCTCACGGTCCCGGTTCGGGGTCTGGGGTAGCACCCGCGGCGTGGTCTTGCCTCGGCTGAGTCGTACCGCGGGCCACACGAGGCCCCACGGGTTGTCGGGGCACATCGGCTGCCACTCGCGCAGGGCGGCCTCCATCCACGGCGTGAGGGGTATCACACGCCAGCCCGCCTTGGACTTGGGGCGCACCAGGTGCCAGGTCAGGTGGAGGTGACGGCTCTCGTACCCGTCGGGCACCCGGAATCGCCTGCTCGTGCAGGAAGCGGGGCGGTCGCGCTCGCATGTGGGCGCCTTGTCGCCGCCGGCGCAGCCGTGCTCGTAGGGCAGCGCCTGGAGCTGCCAGTCGACGTCGAGGGTGCCCTTGTCGAAGCTGACGCGGTCCCAGGTCAGGCCGAGGCACTCGCCCTGACGCATGCCGTTGAGGAGGGCAGCGATCCACCGGGAGCCGTCGTCGAGGGTGCGGGCGTGGGCGAGGAGCTGCTTGGCCTGCTCGTTGGGGATGGCGTCACGGTCGGAGACGGCCAGCTTGGGCGCCTTGGTGAGGAAGACGCGCTGGGGGACGGGGTGCCCTTCGGCGACGGCGGCGCGCAGGATGCGCAGCAGGCAACCCTGCGCGGCGTTGGCGGTGGTGGTGGAGCGCCCGGCGGACGTGACGGCGTGCGTGACGGCGCGCACATCGGCGGGTGTGAGGTCGGTCAGGCGGCGGGTGCCGATGGCCGGGACGATCCAGTGGCGTACAAGGGATGCATCGGTGGCGTAATACTTCGGGCGCGCATGCTTCTTGTGCTCGGCAAGCCACACCGCGGTCCACGCCTTGACGGTGGCTCCGGCACGGACGCCTTCGGCGGGTGCGCCGTCCCGTTCGATCTCCTGGCGCTTCTTGCGCAGCCGGCGCTTCACCTCGGCCTCGCCGCCGCATCGGCCGGTGCCCCGGCACGCGTCCTTGCAGGTGCACTTGGCGGACACGGTGACCCGGCGTGTGGTGCCGCGGATGGTGGTGCCGACGATGAGCGCGCCTACCCAACGGTGGTCGCTGGCCCGCTGGTAGACGGATCCGGTGCCGTAGGCGACCCGGTTCTCCTTGCTCATGCGCTCTCCCTGTAGCAATCGCGACAGCAGTTACTTCGTCGCTATCGTCTTCATCGGTGCCCGCTACTACGAGGAGACAGCGTACAACTACAGGTGAGAGTACCAGTGAGTTCTGACTGTAAATCAGACGCGAAAGCTTCGGGGGTTCGAATCCCTCACCTGGCACCAGCGCGAGGGGTCCGGCCCGACGGCCGGGCCCTTCGTCGTGGGAGACTCCACGCCCGTTCCGCGAGGGCTGCGAGGGGTCC
The Xylanimonas cellulosilytica DSM 15894 DNA segment above includes these coding regions:
- a CDS encoding helix-turn-helix domain-containing protein → MKGRRAALRANVADALDRTGRSQEWLAQAMRARGHQWHQTTVYKVINGRRKVEVTEALDLADALGVTLGALIGREPKDTANEYRKGYLDGHNTANAELAAFLAKQLSGEVA
- a CDS encoding tyrosine-type recombinase/integrase, producing MSKENRVAYGTGSVYQRASDHRWVGALIVGTTIRGTTRRVTVSAKCTCKDACRGTGRCGGEAEVKRRLRKKRQEIERDGAPAEGVRAGATVKAWTAVWLAEHKKHARPKYYATDASLVRHWIVPAIGTRRLTDLTPADVRAVTHAVTSAGRSTTTANAAQGCLLRILRAAVAEGHPVPQRVFLTKAPKLAVSDRDAIPNEQAKQLLAHARTLDDGSRWIAALLNGMRQGECLGLTWDRVSFDKGTLDVDWQLQALPYEHGCAGGDKAPTCERDRPASCTSRRFRVPDGYESRHLHLTWHLVRPKSKAGWRVIPLTPWMEAALREWQPMCPDNPWGLVWPAVRLSRGKTTPRVLPQTPNRDREAWEAIQAALGITHESGRRYLLHEARHTTANLLLEAGVDPEVVKAIMGHSSIVTSRGYMHANHAMKKAALEKSSSLLIDAGPADAA